In Ruminococcaceae bacterium BL-4, one DNA window encodes the following:
- a CDS encoding Putative efflux protein (Evidence 3 : Putative function from multiple computational evidences), with amino-acid sequence MILKGLRFGMLLQFAVGPMCLMVFNTSTTYGFICSLHLVFAIALIDALYIILSCVGVASVISKKKVKVIVKLIGCIVLVLFGVNTISGAFDLSFLPRITLFSNISSKNLFVQGLLLTATNPLTIIFWSGVFSAQTIENKWNRKQLFLFATGCVLATIIFLTAVAILGSILSSFLPQIIVRFLNVAVGVILIIFGIRLLCKKSKDEITA; translated from the coding sequence ATGATTCTAAAGGGCCTTAGATTTGGGATGTTATTACAATTTGCTGTTGGGCCGATGTGTTTAATGGTGTTTAATACGTCCACCACATATGGATTTATTTGCAGTTTGCATCTCGTTTTCGCAATTGCTCTTATTGATGCCTTGTATATTATTTTGTCTTGTGTTGGGGTTGCCTCTGTCATCAGTAAGAAAAAGGTAAAAGTGATTGTAAAACTAATAGGGTGTATAGTATTGGTTTTGTTTGGAGTAAACACAATCTCAGGTGCTTTTGATTTATCCTTTTTACCCCGAATTACATTGTTTTCCAACATTTCAAGCAAAAATCTGTTTGTTCAGGGGTTACTATTAACGGCGACAAATCCTTTGACCATTATTTTTTGGAGCGGCGTGTTTTCAGCACAAACAATAGAAAACAAATGGAACAGAAAACAACTTTTTTTATTTGCTACTGGCTGTGTTTTGGCAACGATAATTTTCTTAACGGCTGTTGCGATTCTGGGAAGTATATTGAGTAGCTTTTTACCGCAAATTATCGTGAGATTTCTGAATGTGGCTGTAGGTGTCATTTTAATAATCTTTGGAATAAGACTTTTATGCAAAAAGAGCAAGGACGAAATAACTGCATAA
- the trxA gene encoding Thioredoxin 1, whose translation MEIKTLTSENFEAEVLKESKTVLVDFWASWCGPCRMLSPVVDLIAEERQDVKVCKVNIDEQPELAQKFGIMSIPTLLVFRDGKQVNSCVGVHPKQDILNIL comes from the coding sequence ATGGAAATCAAAACCTTAACATCCGAAAATTTTGAGGCTGAAGTCTTAAAGGAATCAAAAACGGTTCTAGTTGATTTTTGGGCAAGCTGGTGTGGTCCCTGCCGTATGCTCTCCCCCGTTGTTGACCTAATTGCAGAAGAGCGCCAAGACGTAAAAGTCTGCAAGGTTAACATTGATGAACAGCCGGAATTAGCACAAAAATTTGGCATTATGAGCATTCCAACACTGCTCGTTTTTCGTGATGGAAAACAGGTAAATTCTTGTGTTGGTGTACACCCCAAACAAGACATTTTAAACATTCTTTAA
- the ackA gene encoding Acetate kinase (Evidence 2a : Function from experimental evidences in other organisms; PubMedId : 10360571, 10074080; Product type e : enzyme) produces MKILVINAGSSSLKYQLIDMDTEKMLCKGNCERIGQEKGSFSHKTADGRKTSSEPALPDHKAAFKLVTQILVDKEFGVIKNLSEIAAIGHRVAQGGSIFHHSVLVDDEVIKGVESLVPLAPLHNGPELQGILACREVFGTKMPECITFDTSFHATMPEKAYMYAIPYEYYEKYKIRRYGFHGTSHRYVSQHCAHLMHQPLEDIKMVTCHIGNGSSVTAIKDGHVVDTSMGLTPLGGFMMGTRCGDLDPSIVTFLMEKEGMTAKEMDDLLNKKSGMLGVCGYSDDRDVTSAEIRGDHKAALTHEMLIYQIAKYIGAYAAAMNGLDAIVFTAGLGENVPKIRYGVCRYLRFLGTKVDGVLNDQMILGKGGKISSFDSQVQVWVIPTNEELMIARDTKEIVAGFSYATAEDKTVVDPEDI; encoded by the coding sequence ATGAAAATTCTGGTCATCAATGCCGGCAGTTCTTCGCTCAAATATCAGCTGATTGATATGGATACGGAGAAAATGCTCTGCAAAGGAAATTGTGAACGAATCGGTCAGGAGAAGGGATCATTCAGCCATAAGACTGCGGACGGCCGCAAAACTAGTTCTGAGCCTGCTCTGCCGGATCACAAGGCAGCCTTTAAACTCGTGACCCAGATTCTAGTCGATAAAGAATTCGGCGTAATCAAGAACCTTTCTGAAATCGCTGCAATTGGTCATCGTGTTGCGCAGGGCGGTTCTATCTTCCATCACAGCGTATTAGTTGACGACGAGGTTATCAAGGGCGTAGAGAGTCTCGTCCCGCTGGCACCGCTTCATAACGGCCCGGAGCTGCAGGGAATCCTTGCATGCCGCGAGGTATTCGGTACAAAGATGCCGGAATGTATCACTTTTGATACAAGCTTTCATGCTACCATGCCTGAAAAAGCCTATATGTACGCGATTCCTTATGAGTATTATGAGAAATATAAGATTCGCCGTTATGGATTCCACGGAACCAGCCACCGTTATGTGAGCCAGCACTGTGCACACCTGATGCATCAGCCGCTGGAAGATATTAAGATGGTTACCTGCCATATTGGAAATGGTTCTTCTGTTACCGCAATTAAAGATGGTCATGTTGTAGATACCAGTATGGGCCTGACCCCGCTGGGCGGTTTTATGATGGGAACTCGTTGTGGTGATCTTGATCCCTCTATTGTAACTTTCCTGATGGAAAAAGAGGGCATGACTGCAAAAGAGATGGACGATCTTCTCAATAAAAAATCCGGTATGCTTGGTGTCTGCGGCTACAGCGATGACCGTGATGTAACCAGTGCAGAAATTCGTGGCGATCACAAAGCTGCTTTAACTCACGAAATGCTGATCTATCAGATCGCAAAATATATTGGTGCTTATGCTGCTGCGATGAATGGTCTTGACGCGATCGTCTTTACAGCAGGTCTTGGCGAGAATGTTCCGAAGATCCGTTATGGTGTATGCCGCTATCTGCGGTTCCTTGGAACGAAGGTCGATGGAGTTCTCAATGATCAGATGATTCTTGGAAAAGGCGGAAAGATTTCTTCCTTTGATTCTCAGGTACAGGTATGGGTTATTCCGACCAACGAGGAATTGATGATTGCTCGTGATACGAAGGAAATCGTCGCTGGCTTCTCCTATGCAACTGCAGAGGATAAGACAGTCGTTGATCCGGAAGATATCTAA
- a CDS encoding Lrp/AsnC family transcriptional regulator, with the protein MDVTDYAILNELKENGRASASEISKRVNLSIPAVAERIRKMEQAEVIQQYTIKINRDKIDKHLLAFIFVNIDKTDNIENFRNAIVQYNCVLECHHVAGTYDYLLKVVVDNTQALENFLSKTLKKIKGVSSSNTIITLVTLKEEINF; encoded by the coding sequence ATGGACGTGACTGATTATGCTATTCTTAATGAACTTAAAGAAAACGGAAGGGCTTCTGCTTCTGAAATTAGCAAAAGAGTAAATCTATCGATTCCTGCTGTTGCCGAGCGAATTAGAAAAATGGAACAGGCGGAAGTTATCCAGCAATATACGATCAAAATAAACCGAGACAAAATTGACAAACATCTTTTAGCATTTATATTTGTTAATATAGATAAGACAGATAATATTGAAAATTTCAGAAATGCGATTGTGCAATACAATTGTGTTTTAGAGTGCCATCATGTTGCAGGTACATATGACTATTTATTGAAAGTTGTCGTAGATAATACACAAGCGCTTGAAAATTTTTTATCCAAGACACTAAAGAAAATTAAAGGCGTTTCAAGTTCAAACACCATTATTACACTTGTAACTTTAAAAGAAGAAATCAATTTTTAG
- a CDS encoding Alanine or glycine:cation symporter, AGCS family: protein MQSVLDAILAFTNWLWGIPMLLWIVGGGLYLSFRLGFLQFTKLGFILKNTIFKGFGKKAENGKFSSWQAVTGALASTLGAGNIIGTAMAIAYGGPGGVFWLWVSGLVCCCVKYSETTVAMKYRRLNKDGQWEGGPQIYLSAGTGWKWISPLYAVVCIVCLFLAASAQIGSGVDNIVGMGAQRLPVTIIMTLLVAVVVIGGMKSLLSVTERLVPAMSILYIVGALIVIILNIENLPAAFASIFRYAFTGRAAVGGFAGAAVTQSIRWGVARGCYSNDSGTGVTTITHAVADVNHPIQQSMWAVFEVFFDTIIVCSLTCFVILTTGVWQQSNVAPAVMTATAFNNTIGNVGTFIVTISVVLFTFTTACAQIEFTEAQFRKLVGDKLSVGCRWGMLALILVGGMVGIDALINYVDFFAGIYTIINLLGVYFCVNQIVKLTKEYFGDPQKWETQKWPKWVEQEKEYADAHTKQIDENLPKK, encoded by the coding sequence ATGCAATCCGTTTTGGACGCCATTCTAGCATTTACAAATTGGCTGTGGGGAATTCCCATGCTTTTGTGGATTGTTGGTGGGGGCCTATATTTGTCTTTCCGGCTTGGCTTTTTGCAGTTTACCAAGTTGGGCTTTATTTTGAAAAATACTATTTTCAAGGGCTTTGGCAAAAAAGCTGAAAATGGAAAATTTTCTAGTTGGCAGGCTGTTACCGGAGCATTGGCGTCCACTTTGGGTGCCGGTAACATTATTGGTACTGCGATGGCAATTGCCTATGGTGGTCCCGGAGGCGTGTTTTGGTTATGGGTTTCTGGCTTGGTTTGCTGCTGTGTGAAGTATTCCGAGACTACCGTTGCTATGAAGTACCGCCGCTTAAATAAAGATGGTCAGTGGGAAGGCGGTCCTCAGATTTATTTGAGTGCCGGCACCGGCTGGAAATGGATTAGCCCCCTTTATGCAGTCGTTTGCATTGTATGCCTGTTTTTGGCAGCCTCTGCACAGATCGGCTCCGGTGTAGATAACATTGTCGGTATGGGAGCTCAACGTCTGCCTGTAACAATTATTATGACCCTTTTGGTAGCTGTCGTTGTTATTGGCGGCATGAAGAGCCTACTGAGTGTAACGGAACGTCTGGTTCCTGCAATGAGCATTCTATACATTGTAGGTGCACTGATTGTAATTATTCTGAATATTGAGAATTTGCCTGCCGCATTTGCTTCCATCTTTCGTTATGCATTTACCGGTCGTGCTGCAGTGGGCGGTTTTGCTGGTGCTGCTGTCACTCAAAGCATTCGCTGGGGAGTTGCCCGTGGCTGCTATTCCAACGATTCCGGTACTGGTGTTACCACAATTACTCATGCGGTTGCCGATGTTAACCATCCCATTCAGCAGAGTATGTGGGCGGTCTTTGAGGTTTTCTTTGATACGATCATTGTTTGTTCTTTAACCTGCTTTGTTATTTTGACTACCGGTGTGTGGCAACAGAGCAATGTGGCGCCCGCTGTCATGACAGCTACTGCATTTAATAATACGATTGGAAATGTTGGAACCTTTATTGTTACAATTTCTGTAGTACTATTTACTTTTACCACCGCCTGCGCACAGATTGAGTTCACTGAAGCTCAGTTTCGCAAGCTGGTTGGAGATAAACTGAGTGTTGGATGTCGCTGGGGGATGCTGGCTCTGATTTTGGTCGGTGGCATGGTTGGTATTGATGCTTTGATTAACTATGTTGACTTCTTTGCCGGCATTTACACGATCATCAATTTGTTGGGTGTATATTTCTGCGTAAATCAAATTGTCAAGCTGACCAAAGAGTATTTTGGAGATCCCCAAAAGTGGGAAACCCAAAAATGGCCTAAATGGGTAGAACAAGAGAAAGAATATGCCGATGCTCATACCAAACAAATTGACGAAAATCTCCCCAAAAAGTAA
- a CDS encoding protein of unknown function (Evidence 5 : Unknown function): MLSPDLIGALNDIPGLLTLETNSAATPLFHAPDSALKK, encoded by the coding sequence TTGCTTTCTCCGGATCTTATTGGAGCGCTCAATGATATTCCAGGTTTATTGACACTTGAAACCAACTCTGCTGCGACTCCATTATTCCATGCGCCAGATTCCGCGTTAAAAAAATAA
- a CDS encoding Glutamine amidotransferase type-1 domain-containing protein, which produces MKPLIGITCNYDYHDDVGKVSKMGIDGQDWDFIAGDYINAIEKVGGCPVVIPLCLNFEDLKDILDRMDGIIISGGHDVGPENYGERARDCGAIMPMRDAQDLAITRYIVEKTEKPLLGICRGIQILNVAMGGTLYQDLEKDGGFGHHFGDIYPRNYAWHSVTLTKGSILESIYGKKVINVNSFHHQAVFKPGKNISITAVSCDGVSEGIEVAEKKFVVAVQWHPEMMYDSEEQLKIFRAFVDNCK; this is translated from the coding sequence ATGAAACCACTGATTGGTATTACGTGCAATTATGACTATCATGACGATGTGGGCAAAGTATCTAAAATGGGAATTGATGGTCAGGACTGGGACTTTATTGCCGGCGATTATATTAATGCGATTGAAAAAGTCGGCGGATGTCCTGTAGTAATTCCGCTTTGCTTAAATTTTGAGGACCTAAAGGACATATTGGACCGCATGGATGGCATTATAATTTCCGGTGGTCATGATGTAGGCCCGGAAAATTACGGTGAGCGTGCAAGAGACTGTGGCGCTATCATGCCTATGCGGGATGCGCAGGATCTTGCTATAACACGGTATATCGTGGAAAAGACAGAGAAACCACTATTGGGAATCTGCCGCGGTATCCAGATCTTGAATGTTGCTATGGGGGGTACCCTCTATCAAGATTTAGAGAAAGACGGCGGCTTTGGACACCATTTTGGCGATATTTATCCTCGCAACTATGCTTGGCACTCTGTTACTCTGACGAAAGGCTCCATATTAGAAAGTATTTATGGAAAGAAAGTAATTAATGTGAATTCTTTTCACCATCAGGCAGTTTTTAAACCCGGGAAAAATATTTCCATTACTGCTGTTTCTTGCGATGGGGTTTCCGAGGGAATCGAAGTTGCCGAAAAAAAGTTTGTCGTTGCGGTGCAGTGGCACCCTGAAATGATGTACGATTCGGAAGAACAACTCAAGATTTTTCGCGCTTTTGTGGATAATTGTAAGTAG
- a CDS encoding M20_dimer domain-containing protein, which yields MQFGKQILNYQEEILQDLKELVAIPSVVGKPEPDMPFGKLPAAALQKILTRAKEMGLQTANVGNYAGHAEYGTGKGSAAVLVHIDVVPAGEGWDTDPFTTTLRDNHLYGRGVADDKGAAVVALYCLKALKDAGIQTQRRLRVIFGSGEEIASNDLKMYFKEQEMPVFAFTPDSEYGICNREKGILRLDLIVENDSTVITSFDAGTVVNSVPCHAEATINCSTEQKETLKALVEKDSNTFSYSENENGLHISAKGLSCHAMQPQDGKNSAAHLALLLGKVFSDQELGSLLTFVKNTIGLETNGNSLKVRQSDVQSGPLTLNLGILHMDNRICSAGIDIRYPVTSDGKAIAKSITATAAGYGIACKIHGNSEPLFIPEDAPFIELLKEGYFHVMGQNPVLYATGGGTYARELQGRGVAFGPFFPEEPDRRLHNSNENIDLTYFMKHAQICMETMYLMATKP from the coding sequence ATGCAATTTGGCAAACAAATTCTTAACTATCAGGAAGAAATTCTTCAAGATCTGAAGGAACTTGTTGCAATTCCTTCGGTTGTTGGTAAGCCAGAACCTGACATGCCTTTTGGAAAACTGCCTGCTGCCGCCCTGCAAAAAATTCTGACCCGTGCAAAAGAGATGGGGCTGCAAACTGCCAATGTCGGCAATTATGCCGGTCATGCAGAATATGGTACAGGAAAGGGCTCGGCTGCAGTTCTCGTTCATATCGATGTTGTTCCTGCTGGTGAAGGCTGGGACACCGACCCGTTCACTACTACTCTGCGAGACAATCACTTATATGGAAGAGGAGTCGCTGATGACAAAGGCGCTGCCGTTGTAGCGCTATATTGTCTAAAGGCTTTAAAGGACGCCGGTATTCAAACACAGCGTCGCCTGCGGGTCATTTTTGGCTCCGGAGAAGAAATTGCCAGCAATGATCTTAAAATGTATTTTAAGGAACAGGAAATGCCGGTATTTGCTTTTACTCCTGACAGCGAATATGGAATTTGCAACCGTGAAAAAGGGATTTTACGTCTGGATCTGATTGTAGAAAACGACAGTACTGTTATTACCTCTTTTGATGCAGGAACAGTGGTCAATTCCGTCCCCTGTCATGCAGAAGCAACAATCAACTGTTCCACAGAGCAAAAAGAAACATTGAAAGCTTTGGTGGAAAAGGACAGCAACACTTTTTCATACTCAGAAAACGAAAATGGACTCCACATTTCTGCCAAGGGACTCTCCTGCCATGCTATGCAGCCGCAGGATGGTAAAAATTCCGCTGCGCATCTTGCTTTGCTCTTAGGAAAGGTTTTTTCCGATCAAGAATTAGGCTCTCTTCTCACCTTTGTTAAAAATACAATTGGGCTCGAAACAAACGGCAATTCTTTGAAAGTTCGCCAGAGTGATGTTCAAAGCGGTCCTCTCACGTTAAATCTAGGAATTCTGCATATGGACAATCGTATTTGTTCCGCTGGCATTGATATTCGTTATCCGGTAACTTCTGATGGAAAAGCGATTGCAAAATCGATTACTGCCACAGCAGCCGGATATGGAATTGCCTGTAAAATTCATGGGAATTCCGAACCGCTCTTCATTCCAGAAGATGCACCTTTTATTGAACTGCTTAAAGAAGGATACTTTCATGTAATGGGACAAAATCCTGTTCTATATGCAACTGGAGGCGGCACTTATGCCCGCGAACTTCAGGGACGCGGCGTTGCTTTTGGACCATTCTTCCCTGAAGAACCAGATCGTCGTCTACATAATTCCAACGAAAATATTGACCTTACCTATTTTATGAAGCACGCCCAAATCTGTATGGAAACAATGTATTTGATGGCAACAAAACCATAA
- a CDS encoding Putative MerR family transcriptional regulator (Evidence 3 : Putative function from multiple computational evidences), translating to MKIGELSKRTGVSRDTIRYYVNRGILLPETNRAQYNFTERELHDLQVILRMKQQQFNLKEIQDYISLCRLSNLIEPETIDECLRMMNNKKQELQSQIAFLKGAITSIDQEILELTGHVHGKPQRTGVPLSALPLLVCPRCGQQLEVSHADLNTQNIFSGDLTCKCGYCAKIENGIVKTGKLYTGTHDQPDLRRGLYRNMGNAFMTDLEKCYGYISEELQKMDTQGKVILEANINGYFFLYNYMRKLSPDCLCIIVDKYPEMLEMYKSLIDLLNLNQKILYIADADTDYPLAPGCVDIHVSFFGENEHQFYHKNCFLYDAKRYFSDKAIILGSLLSYPLNSETHKLLRKKYPEGSEVGYNLTALKGQYRKQNYKLTAQKVGSIQELPLKQYAFECHVNGEILEFYHFKAEPMASTKKEQSR from the coding sequence ATGAAAATCGGTGAGCTTTCAAAGCGTACTGGAGTTTCCCGCGACACAATCAGATATTATGTGAACCGTGGTATTTTGCTGCCAGAAACCAACCGCGCCCAATATAACTTTACGGAGCGTGAGCTGCATGATCTTCAGGTAATTCTGCGAATGAAACAACAACAATTTAATCTCAAAGAAATTCAAGATTACATTTCGTTGTGCAGACTTTCTAATCTGATTGAACCTGAAACGATTGATGAATGTTTACGTATGATGAATAACAAAAAGCAGGAACTCCAGTCACAGATTGCTTTTTTAAAAGGAGCCATCACCAGCATTGACCAGGAAATTTTAGAGCTTACTGGTCATGTTCACGGAAAGCCTCAAAGAACAGGGGTCCCACTTTCGGCTCTTCCTTTGTTAGTTTGTCCTCGCTGCGGACAGCAACTAGAGGTAAGCCATGCAGATTTGAACACCCAAAACATTTTTTCTGGGGATCTCACCTGCAAATGCGGATATTGTGCCAAAATCGAAAATGGAATTGTTAAGACAGGAAAATTATATACAGGAACCCACGACCAGCCTGATCTACGACGCGGACTTTACCGCAATATGGGCAATGCTTTTATGACGGATCTTGAAAAATGTTATGGCTATATTTCTGAAGAACTGCAAAAAATGGATACGCAAGGAAAGGTAATTCTGGAAGCTAATATTAACGGATATTTTTTTCTCTATAACTATATGAGAAAACTTAGTCCGGACTGCCTGTGCATCATTGTAGACAAATATCCGGAAATGCTTGAAATGTACAAGTCACTGATAGACCTGCTCAACCTGAACCAAAAAATTCTTTACATCGCCGATGCTGACACAGATTACCCCCTAGCCCCCGGTTGTGTAGATATTCATGTGAGTTTTTTTGGTGAAAATGAACACCAGTTTTATCACAAAAACTGCTTCTTGTACGATGCAAAGCGTTATTTCTCAGATAAGGCAATCATTTTAGGGAGTCTGCTCAGTTATCCGCTTAATTCAGAGACACACAAGCTGCTCAGGAAAAAATACCCGGAAGGCAGCGAAGTTGGCTATAATCTTACTGCTTTAAAGGGACAATATAGAAAGCAAAACTACAAACTGACTGCACAAAAAGTGGGAAGCATCCAAGAACTGCCGCTAAAGCAATATGCCTTTGAGTGTCACGTAAACGGTGAAATACTCGAATTTTATCACTTCAAAGCAGAACCAATGGCCTCGACAAAAAAAGAGCAATCTAGGTAA
- a CDS encoding Rrf2 family protein, translating to MNSDFCVAVHALVYLNRKAEVVSSEELAKNICTHPARVRKVLSKLKRTGLVATKEGIEGGYRFVGNPESMTLDEISKALDVRFVESSWHSGDSDMDCLIASGIAKIMDGIYEDLDKLCKDHLKTVTIQTIDDEIFRKNK from the coding sequence ATGAACAGTGACTTCTGCGTAGCCGTTCATGCATTGGTCTATTTAAATCGTAAAGCAGAAGTCGTTTCCAGCGAAGAACTTGCTAAAAACATTTGCACTCACCCTGCTCGAGTACGCAAAGTTCTCTCTAAACTGAAACGAACCGGTCTAGTCGCAACCAAAGAAGGAATCGAAGGCGGTTATCGTTTTGTTGGGAATCCCGAGTCAATGACACTTGACGAAATCAGCAAAGCTCTTGACGTTCGTTTTGTAGAATCTTCATGGCACAGCGGAGATAGTGATATGGATTGTTTAATTGCTTCTGGAATTGCAAAAATCATGGATGGAATTTACGAAGATCTGGACAAACTATGTAAAGATCATTTGAAAACTGTAACAATTCAAACAATCGATGATGAAATTTTCCGCAAAAACAAATAA
- a CDS encoding membrane protein of unknown function (Evidence 5 : Unknown function), with product MEQILNRRTENPVLRFLKWRYAPFLIFLIYAIIVHCTMQLGTDDDVLFAKALQDEGPLLHYYTTRYATWTSRLLLETVLIYVIQIPLLWKILDIAIFVSIPALLSFLFDKGNNWGIRWLFVFLMVLYPFHDMATAGWITTTVNYLWPLAAGIATFLPIKKLLQNKPLRWYHYVINIPLVLFASNQEQCCVIIAAMFFFFLIKQIICKKNWHYPAIMLFLCALMLLFIMTCPGNKARLAFNTEYWLPEFSSLHLGGKIELGFSSTLYAFLFMMGPCGSNYIILTFTFLLFLAALKSKTSIFKKIICFSPFGICLLFSLQPVLNSVPILNRFFSRINTAMTSTGTRPFSHLPETIFPDAVLSLICLAIILSMFFVFQNRKRFWLALYTMAAGFITRLAMGFSPTVWASSTRTYLFFYIAVIIDAVLVLMEIQENSAVLKMKHYRFKK from the coding sequence ATGGAACAAATTCTAAATCGGCGTACAGAAAACCCAGTGCTTCGATTCTTAAAATGGCGCTATGCACCCTTTCTTATTTTTCTAATTTACGCGATCATTGTTCACTGCACGATGCAGCTTGGAACTGACGATGATGTCCTTTTTGCAAAAGCTTTGCAGGACGAAGGTCCTCTTCTTCACTATTATACTACCCGTTATGCAACTTGGACTTCACGGTTGCTTTTAGAAACTGTTTTAATTTATGTCATTCAGATTCCCTTACTTTGGAAAATACTTGATATTGCTATTTTTGTCTCAATTCCGGCACTGCTTTCTTTCCTTTTTGACAAAGGAAACAATTGGGGAATTCGCTGGCTTTTTGTCTTTTTAATGGTTCTTTATCCGTTTCATGATATGGCAACCGCCGGTTGGATTACAACAACAGTCAATTATCTATGGCCGCTGGCTGCAGGAATCGCTACTTTTTTGCCCATTAAGAAACTTTTACAGAATAAACCACTTCGCTGGTACCATTATGTAATCAATATTCCACTTGTACTTTTCGCTTCCAATCAGGAACAATGCTGTGTAATCATTGCAGCTATGTTTTTCTTTTTCCTAATCAAGCAAATCATCTGCAAAAAGAATTGGCACTACCCCGCCATTATGCTTTTCCTCTGTGCTTTAATGCTTCTTTTTATTATGACATGTCCCGGTAATAAAGCAAGGCTTGCTTTTAATACGGAATATTGGCTTCCGGAATTTTCCAGCCTGCATTTAGGCGGAAAAATCGAATTGGGATTTTCCTCTACCCTCTACGCATTTCTATTTATGATGGGTCCGTGCGGATCTAATTACATCATCCTCACATTTACATTTTTGTTGTTTTTAGCTGCACTAAAATCAAAAACTTCTATTTTTAAAAAAATCATTTGTTTTTCGCCATTTGGTATCTGTTTACTTTTTTCCTTGCAACCTGTTTTAAACTCGGTTCCCATTTTGAATCGCTTTTTTAGCCGGATTAACACTGCTATGACTTCAACCGGCACTCGCCCATTTTCACATTTGCCGGAAACTATTTTTCCTGATGCTGTTTTAAGTTTGATTTGTCTTGCAATCATTCTTTCCATGTTCTTTGTTTTTCAAAACAGAAAACGCTTTTGGCTTGCTCTTTATACCATGGCAGCAGGATTTATTACGCGCCTTGCAATGGGATTTTCTCCTACGGTCTGGGCCTCCAGTACTAGGACTTATTTATTCTTCTACATTGCGGTTATTATAGACGCTGTTTTGGTCTTAATGGAAATACAAGAAAATTCCGCTGTACTTAAAATGAAACATTATCGTTTCAAAAAATAA